AGATTGCCAAGCATTTTCCGCCGCCGGTTCAAGGGCCCCGTCGCGCAGGGGCCGTTGTGGCAGTGTCGGCACCGCCCCGAGGGGGCCGCAATTCGGATCGGGGACGACGTCGGACGAGCGTGTGCCGGCCGCCGATCACCGCCACGCCTCGTTGTCGAAGGGACGGCCCGCGATGGGAGCGCACGAGCTGAGCGCGGGCGCGACCTCCCCCAGGGAATCCACCAGGGAGTCCACCAGGGAGCGCGCGCCGCGCGTCGCGGAGACCCCGGTCCGCGAGACGACCCGGCGTTCCGAGACCTCGCTCCGACCCGGGATGTACGCGCTGGCCCTGATGGCGGTGGACGCCGGCGCGCTGGCCTGGCCCGCGGTCGCGTCCGGTGCCGCCCGTCCCGCCCGCCTCGCCGTGGCCGCCGCCGTGGTCGTCGCCCTGCACGCCTCGTCCGGGCTCTACCGGCTGCGGCGCGGGTTCTCGCCGGCGCAGGACGCCCCTCGACTGGCCGTGGGCGGTGTGGTCGCGGCGCTGATCCTCTCGGCCACCGCCGAGTCCTGGCGCGCGGCGGCCGGATATCTGGTCCTTGCGATCACCGGCAGGCTCGCGGCGTACGGCGCGGTGCGGTGGGCGCGCCTTCGGGGACGGCGATGCCCGGCGCTGGTCGTCGGCGGGGGCGCGGCCGGGCTCGGTCTGGCGGCGGTGCTGCGGAGGCGGCCCGAGTACGGGCTCGACCCGGTGGGGATCGTGCTCGCCGGGCCCTGGGAGCCGAGGGGCGCGGCGGTGCCGGTCCCGGTGCTCGGCGGCGGGCCCGAACTGCGGCGGGTGATGCGCCGGCACGACGTCCGCGCGGTGTTCGTCGTCCTGCCGGAGCTGCGGCACGGCCGGCTGGAGACGATCGTCGAGGACTGCGACGCGCTCGGCGCCGAACTGTTCCTGGTGCCGTCGTCCATGGCCGTGGGAGCCGTGGACGGCCGGCGGACGGAGTGCTTCGGCGGTGTCGTCTGCGTCGCCGCGCGGCTGCGTCCCCACACGTTCACCGCCCGGTGGGGGAAGCGGCTCTTCGACCTCGCCGTGGCGCTGGGCGCGCTGGCCGTCACCTGGCCGCTGTTCCTCGCCTGCGCGGTCGCCGTACGGCTGGAGAGCGGCCCGGGTGTGCTGTTCCGGCAGCTCAGAGTGGGGCTGGACGGCCGCACGTTCGTCCTGCTGAAGTTCCGGACGATGCACCCGGCCACCGAGGAGGAGGCCGACACCCGCTGGTCCATCGAGGGCGACGAGCGGGTCGGGCGCGTCGGCCGCCTCCTGCGCCGCACGTGGCTGGACGAGCTGCCGCAACTGTGGAACGTCGTGCGCGGCGACATGAGCGTGGTCGGCCCGCGCCCTGAGCGGCCCTACTTCGTCCGGCGCTTCTCGCGCACGGTGCCCGGGTACGCGCTGCGCCATCGGGTGCCCGTGGGCATCACCGGCTGGGCGCAGGTCCACGGGCTGCACGGGGACACGTGCGTGGAGGAGCGGGCCCGGTTCGACAACCAGTACATCGCCGCCTGGACACTGTGGACGGACGTTCGGATCCTGCTGCTCACCGCCCGGGCGATGCTCTTGCGGGCCGTTCCGTGAACGTCGTCCGCAGGCCGTCCTGGATGGTCGCCGCCATCGCCGTGGCCGTGTGCCTGCCATACGCGCACGGCGAGGTGGGCGACCCCGTGAACGTGACCGCCGCCGATGTCCTGTCGCTCGCGTTCGTCCTGGTCATGGTGTTGCTGGTGGCCACGGGGGCGCGGCCGTGGCCGAGGGTGGCGCTGGCCCTGGCCGCCGTTCCGGTGGCCGTCGCCGGGCTGACGACGGTGCTGTCGACGGACCCGGCGGCCAGCCTGCCGGGGTACGTCCGGTTCCTTCAGGTCTTCGTGCTGCTCCCGCTGGCCGTGCTCGCCGCCGTACGGGACCGGCGCGACGTGCTCATCGCCGGCGGCGGAGTGGTCGCCGCGAGCGTGCTGGAGGCCCTCGTCGGCATCGGTCAGGCGATCACCCGCACGGGGGCCTCCTACCAGGGGCGCAACGTGCGGGCGGTCGGGACGTTCGGCGCGGCGGACGTCATGGCGATGGCCACTGTCGTGTCGTTCGGGCTGGTCATCACCCTCGCGTTCCTGGTCACGCTGCGGGGGAGCCGGCGGGTGACCGTGGTGACGGGGCTCGTTCTGGTCGTTCAGGTCGTCGCGTTGGCCGTGTCCCTCAGCAGGGGGACGTGGATCGCGGCGGGCATCGCGGTCGGAGTGCTGTTGCTGGTGCGCGATCGGCGGACGGCGCTGCTCGGCGGCGTGGTGGCGGTGCTGGCGGGGGTCCTGGTGTTCGGGCTCGGTGTCGGCGACCGTCTGGTCGGGGCTCGGATGCGGTCGATCGCGTCCAGCGCCACCAGCCCCGACCAGTCGGTCAGCGACCGGTACGGTCTGTGGCGCTCCGCCGGGGCGATGCTCCGCGACCACCCGCTGACCGGCGTCGGCCCGCGCAACTTCGCGTCGTACCGCGACACGTACGCGCCGCTCAACCTGTCGTCGGGCAGCGACACCGCGGACCCCGTCCACGGTTACGTGCGGCGGGAGCTGCGGTCCCCGCACAACCAGTACCTGCTGGTGGCGTCCGAGCAGGGGCTCGCGGGGCTGCTCGGCTTCGTCGGCGTCCTTGCGGTGCTGATCGGGGGCCTGGTCCGGCACCGCGCCGCGCGCGACCCGCTGTGGACCGTGTCCATCGCGTTCGTGTGCTGGCTGCTGGTGGACTTCTGCTACTCCGACCTCGGCGGGCCCGCCTCCGTACTGGTGGCGATCATGCTGGGGCTGGCCGCTCGCGCGGCGCTGCCCGCCCGGCCCGTGGAGCGGGCGTGCGTCGGAGGGGCCGACTCTGGGCGCGCCCCGGAGCCGGGCGGCAGCGTGAGGGCGCGCGTCGCAGGGGACGACGCCCCCGTGCCGGCGGCCGCGTGGGGAGGCCGGCGTGAGGGTTGAGAACGCGGGTGTCGCGCAGGTGGACTCGGTTCGGCGGGCCGCCGGGATCTCCGCCGTGCTCATCGTGGCCGGCACGGTGCTGGGGTTCGTTCGCGACCTGCTGATGGCGCACCGGTTCGGCGCGGGCAGCGGGACCGACGCCTTCCTGGTGGCCTGGACGATCCCGGAGACCGCGTCCCCGCTGCTGATCGAGGACGCGATGGCGCTGCTGATGGTGCCGGTGCTCAGCCGCGCCCTGGCCGACCACGGCGGGGTCCGGGCGCTGGTGGCGGCGACGCTGCCGAAGGTGACCATCCTGCTCGCCACCGCCATGGGCCTCGTCGTGATGACGGCGCCGGCGCTGGTCGACGTGCTGGCCCCGGGGCTCGACGACCGGGAACGGGCGATCACGTGCATGCGGATGACCTCGCTGACCGTGCTGACGTTCGGGCTGGCCGGGTTCATGAGCGCCACGCTGCGGGCCCACCACCGCTTCGGCCCGCCCGCCGCCATCTACGCCGCGTACAACGTGGGCATCCTCGCGGTCATCCTGACCTGCGACGACACGCTCGGTGTGACGGCGGCGGCGCTCGGCGTCGCGGCGGGGAGCCTGCTGATGATCGTGGTGCAGGCCCCGGCGTTCCTGCGCAGCCTGCACCGGACCGCGCCCGGCCTCGGGGGCGCGATGCCCGCCGGGCTGGCCGCCGCCGTCGCCCCGGTGATCGTCTACACGGTGACCCGGCAGGCGCAGGTCTTCGTCGAACGCCACTTCGGGGCGGGCCTGGCCGAGGGCTCGATCTCGCACCTCAACTACGCCCAGAAGGTCGCGCAGGTGCCGATGGTCCTGTCGCTGCTGGTGGTCACGGTGACGTTCCCCCGACTGGCCCGGGCCTGGGCCGCGGGGGACGCGCAGAACGTCCGCCGCCGCATCGAGAGCGACGTCGCGGTGGTCGGGACGCTGGTGCTGGCGGCGACGGCGTACCTCGTCGCGTTCGCGCCCACCGTCATCGGGCTGCTGTTCGAGCACGGCCGTTTCACCCACGAGGACACCGAGGCGACCGCCGCCGTCATGCGGGTCTACGCGCTGGGGCTGCTGGGCCAGGCGCTGGTGGGCGTGCTGACCCGCGTGTTCTACGCCGCCGGGCGTCCGTGCTGGTACCCGGCGTGGGCCGTGGCGGCGGGCCTCGCGCTCACCGCCCTCCTCGCCGCCATGACCGCGTCCACCGGCGGGACGGCCGCGCTCGCCGCCGCCAACGCCGCCGGGATCACCGCCACCGCGCTGCTGCTGCTGTCCGGGCTGCGCCGCCGGATGGCCCCCATGGACCTGCGGGCCGCCACGACCGGCATCACACGCTCCACACCCGCCGCCTGCGCCGCGGCCGTCGCCGGGTTCGCCGTCGAACGGGCCCTCGGCGGGCACGTCCCGGCGTTCCCGCTGCTGGTCGTCGGGCTGGTCGTGGTGGCGGCGGTGTTCGGCCTGGGCGCCGCCGCGCTGGGCGCCGAAGAGCCCCGCCGGGCGCTGGTCCACGCCCGAAGCCGTCTGACCGAGAAGAAGGCGAAGTACCTGTGAAGCCCATGCCGCTGATCCTCATGTACCACTCGGTGGACCGCGTGGCGGAGGACCCGTACCGGCTGACCGTCCCGCCGGAGCTGTTCGAACGCCAGATGGACTGGCTGCGCCGCAACGGGATGCGCGGCGTGTCCATCCGCGAGCTGCGCCGCGCCTGGCACGCCGGGCGGGCGCGCGGGCTGGTGGGCCTCACGTTCGACGACGGCTACGCCGACTTCGCCACCCGCGCGGCGCCCGTGCTGCTGCGGCGGGGGTTCACCGCGACCGTGTTCGTCGTCGCCGGTGAGATCGGCGGCGGCAACGCCTGGGACGACGGGCCCCGCCGCGCGCTCATGACCGAGGACCAGATCCGCTGCGTCGCCCACACCGGCATGGAGATCGGCTCCCACGGGCTGCGGCACGTGGCGCTGCCGGACGTGGACGCCGAAGACCTGGAGACCGAACTCGTTCGCAGCCGGTCCATCCTCGAGGACGTCAGCGGAGGGCCCGTCACCGGGTTCGCCTACCCGTACGGGCGGGTCGCGCGGCGCGAGGCCGACGCCGTGCGCAAGACCGGATACGAGTACGGCTGCGCCATCTGGCGCTGCCCTTTCAGCGGCGACCACGCGCTCGCCCGCACCTACATGGGCGACCGCGACCACGGCCTGCGCCTGCGGGCCAAGGTCTTCCGCCACCAGTTGCGATGGAGGACACGGGTCTGATGAGGGTCCTGCACGTGATCACGGGGCTGGGGCACGGAGGCGCCGAGCACCAGCTCGACCTGCTGCTGCGGCACCTGCCGGACGTGGACTGCGAGGTGGCCGTCCTCACCGACGCGGGGGAGACCGCCACCGCCCTGCGGGCCCGGGGGGTCATCGTCCACGAGGTCGGCATGAACGGCAACCGCGACCTGTCCGCACTGCCCCGGCTCACCGGGCTGATCAGGCGCGGCGGGTACGACATCGTCCACACGCATCTGTACCGGGCCTGCGTGTACGGCCGGATCGCGGCGCGGCTCGCCGGGGTGCGGACGGTGGTGGCGACCGAGCACTCGCTGGGCGACCGCATGATCGAGGGCCGGCGCGTGTCGGCGGGCGTGCGGACGCTGTACCGCGCGACCGAGATCCTCGGCGGCATGACGGTCGCGGTGTCCCCGACGGTCGCGGCCCGGTTGGTGCGGCTCGGCGTGGACGCGTCCCGCGTCACCGTCATCCCGAACGGCATCGACGCGAACGCGTTCGCGTACGACGAGGGACGGCGCGCCGCCGTCCGCCGCCGACTCGGCATCGGCATGGACGAGTACGTCATCGGTGCCGTGGGCCGGCTGGTGGACGGCAAGCGCTACGGCACGCTCGTGGACGCGTTCTCCCAGGTGGACGCCGTGAAGCTGCTGATCGTCGGGGATGGGCCGCAGCGGGGGGCGCTGGAGGACCTCACCGTCCGGCGCGGGGTCGCGCCCCGGGTGATCTTCGCCGGGGAACGGTCGGACGTCGCCGGGGAACTGTCGGCGATGGACGTGCTGGCCGCACCCTCCGCCGAGGAGACCTTCGGGCTGGCGGTGCTCGAGGGCCTGGCGTCCGGGCTGCCCGTGTTGTACACCGCGTGCCCGGCGCTCGGCGACCTGGATCCCGACGCGGCACCCGGTGCACGCGAGGTCGGCCCCCAGGTGTCCGCCTGGCGGGACGCCCTGGCCGACGTCGTGCGCACGGGCCCCACCCGAACGGCACCGCCCCCGGCCGTCCACCACTACGACATCGCACGCAGCGCCGCCGACCTCGCGCGCCTCTACGAGGCCCTGCTCGCCGTCCACGCCGAGCCCGCCCTCGCATGACCCACTCCCGACAGGAAGGGCAGCCGATGCCACAGACTCCGCAGCCCATCATGGACGCCGCGCGGCGTTGCGGGGCCCCGGCGTTACTCGTGCTGCTCGGCACGGGCGGGGGCCTCACGTACGGACTCCTCGAAAAGCCCGGGTACACGTCGGACGCCCACGTGATGGTGGTGGCCGACCCCGGCACCGACCCCTCCCGCGCCCTCAATTACGCCCAGACGTACGCGCGTTTCTTCGTGGGGGGGCGTCTTTTCTCTGTGGGGGGGCGACCCCCCACGCGCCCCGCGCCCGGTCGGTCGTGGTCTTCAGACGGGCGCTCCTCCGCTGGCGCTCCGGAGCACCCGCCTGAAGCGACCGGGCGTGTCTCTGTGGGGGGGCGACCCCCCACGCCCCCCGCGCCCGGTCGGTCGTGGTCTTCAGACGGGCGTCCCTCCGCTGGCGCTCCGGGCCGCCCGCCTGAAGCGACCGGGCAGTTGTGGGGGGTTGGGGTTCAGACTTCGCCGGGTTCCGTTGATGCGTTCCAAGAGGAGGTTCGGCGGCATGTGCGTGTCACGTTGTCGGCCGCGGCGCCGGTCATCGGCATCACCGGGTCGGCGTCGACGCCCGAGTCGGCCGCCGAGTACGCCAACGCGGCCGCCGGGGCGTTCATCGCGTACGGCGACGCGCATCGCGGGGAGACCGGTGTACGGGTGGCGTCGATGAGTTCGGCCGACGCGCCGGACCGGCCCACCACGCCCAACCTGCCGCTCAGCCTGGCGGTGGGCGCGTCGAGCGGTGTGCTGCTCGCGGGTCTCGCCACGGGGGCGCGACCGGCGCGGAAGGCGGTGGGGACGTGAACGGCCTGCCGCGCGTTCTGCACGTCACGCAGCCGACGACGGCGGGCGTCGCCGCGTACGTCGCCGACGTCTGCGTCGACCAGCGGGCGCGGGGCTGGCATGTCGCGGTCGCGTGCCCGGACGTGGGGGACCTGCCGGAGCGGCTCGCGGGGCTCGGCATCGCGCAGTTCCCCTGGGAAGCGGGGCGGAGGCCGGGGCTGCGGACGCTGGACGAGGCCCGGCGGCTGCGGCGGCTCGTTCAGACGTTCCGGCCGGACATCGTCCACCTGCACTCGTCCAAGGCGGGCCTCGCCGGGCGACTGTGGCCCGGACTGACGAGGAAGGGGCACCGGCCGCTGGTGGTGTTCCAGCCCCACGGCTGGTCCTGGCAGGCGGTCGGGCGGCCGTCGCTGTGGTGGGAGAGGCTCGCCGCGCGCCGTACCGACCTGCTCGTGTGCGTCGGCAGCGGCGAGGCGTGGCAGGGGCTCGCCGCGCGGATCCGGGGGCCGTACCGGGTCGTGCGCAACGGCGTCGACCTCACGCGGTTCCGGCCGGCGGACGCGGAGGAGAAGGCCAGGGCGCGCACTCGGCTGGGGGTCGGCCAGGACGTTCCGCTGGCGGTCTGCGTCGGACGGGTCACCCGGCAGAAGGGCCAGGACGTCCTGCTCGCGGCCTGGCCCCGGATCAAGGCGGAGTGCCCTCGGGCCGAGCTCGCCATCGTCGGGGACGGCGACCGGCTCGCCAAGGCCAGAAGGAAGGGTGGCCCCGGCGTCCGGTTCACCTACGCGGTCGACGACCCCCGCAACTGGTACGCCGCCGCCGACGTGGTCGTCCTGCCGTCGCGGTGGGAGGGGTTGTCGCTCACGTCGCTGGAGGCCATGGCGATGGGCCGGCCGGTGGTGGCGTCCGACATCCCGGGGCTGGCCGAGGTGGTGGGGCCGGGCGCGGGGGCGCTGGTGCCGTCCGAGGACGTCCGAGCACTGTCCGAGGCCGTCCGGGAACGGCTGACGGACCCCGTACTGGCCGCGGATGAGGGCACCATGGCGGGCCGGCTGGCACTGGGCTGCGACGCGGCCGACGGGTTCGCTCAGTTGGCCGCGCTGGTCGCCGAGGCGGCGGGACTGCCGGCGGCGGTCCCCGAGGAGGAGGTCCCGGCGGTGGCGGGCGAGCCCAGCATCCGCCGATAGACCTCCGCCGAACGGGGATGGGCGGCACAGCGCCAGACCCCGTGCGGGCAGTAATCCGAAATGGTCTGGTACGCCACGTCATGGGAGCCGATCCAGTCGATCATCCCGCGGACGTACTCGGGATTGTCGCCATTGCGGAAGAGTCCCCATTCGGGAAAGGAGAGGGGTTTTCCATGGGCGCGGGCGAAGTCGGCATGATGGGCCAGTCCGTACGGCTCGCCGACGAAATACGCGAAGTCCCGGCCGGCGGGCTGGTCGTAGCTGTCGGAGCCGATGACGTCGACGACGTCGTCACCCGGATAGCAGGCCGTCCAGCCGATGGCGTCCGTTCCCCGGCTCGGGGTGAAGTCGAAGCGGAACCGGGCGCCGGGCGCGGCGCGCATGGTGGCGACGATCCGTCGCCAGTACCGCTTCCACGCCTCCGGGTTCGGACCGCAGCGGTGGGTGTAGGTGATGCCGTTCATCTCCCAGCCCGGGACGATGATCGCGTCGCCCGCGCCGGCGGCGACCAGTCGGCGCGCCAGGACGGCGAAGTGCCGGTCGAAGGCGCCGCGCGCCGCCGTCCACAGCAGCACGGCCACGCCCGCGTCGGGGACGCGCTTCTCGTTGGCGGCGAACATCGGCACGTTCACCACCAGCGTCCGGCGGGGGTCGGCGGCGCGCCAGGCGGCCCAGGGGCCGACGATCTCCGGCGGCCCCTCGACACCCGCCCAGGTCTCGCCGGGCAGGTAGGTGTGCCCGACGGTGACGGGGCGGCCGAGCCAGGCCGCGAAGCCCGCCACCCGCCGCACGCCCTCCGCGCCGGAGCCGAGGAACGCGCCGAGGGGCACGTCCCGCGGGTCCGCCCGGCCGGGCGGAGCCGGGACACCCAGCATCGCCGCGGTGAGCGCGGCGGTCATCGCCGACCGCACGAAGAACGATCCGGAAAGGTGCCGGCGAAAAGTCATGGCCGAAATCCTTCCCGGCCCCCCGGCCCGCTGAAGCGTCATTCGGGCACGGGCAAGAGAGAACCGTCGCAGACGACAGGATGATTCAGGTGGTATCGCGAAGAAATGCCGGGAACCCGGTGCTCGACCCGTCCATCCCGGTGCTGTTGTTGCGCACCGATCAGAACGTCTTCCACCATGGCACGCTGGGGGCGATCCGGTCCGCCGGGCGTGCGGGCCTGTCCGTGCACGCCGTCCTGGAGAGCGAGGACGTCCCGGCGGGGCGTTCCCGCTACCTGCGCCGGCGGCTGCCGTGGGCGCCGCCGGTCGGCCACACCGGAGGGCTGCTCGGCTACCTCGCCGCGGCGTCCTCCACGATGGAGGGCCCGGCGCTGCTGATCCCGATGGACGACGCGGGCGCGTTGTTCATCGCCCGCAACGCCACCGACCTGGCCCCCCGCTTCCTGTTCCCCGCGCAGATGCCGTCCCTGCTGGAGGCCCTCGCGGACAAGGCGGCGCTGCGGGACCTGTGCGAACGGGTCGGGGTGCCGCATCCGGAGACCCTGCTGCCCCGCTCGAGCGGCGAGGTGGACGACGCGGTGGACCGGCTCGGACTGCCGCTGGTCGCCAAGTGGGCCCGGCCGTGGCGGATCCCGGCCGGCTCGGGGCTGCGCAGCACCACCATCGTCCGCACCCGCAAGCGCGCCCATCGGCTGTTCGCCGCCGCGCGCCCGGACACGCTCGGCCAACTGCTGCTCCAGCGGTACATCGCCGCGTCCGACGGATCGGACCGGTTCTTCCAGGGGTACTTCGACGGTGGCTCGAACTGCCTGATGAGCGGCACCGGCCGCAAGGAGCTGGCGTCGCCGCCCGGCGCGGGCCTCACCGTCCTCGGACGCTGGCTGCCCGACCCGGACATCGACGGCCTCGCCCGCGAGCTGCTCTACTCGCTCGGCTACTGCGGGGTCGTGGACATGGACTTCCGCCGCGACAGCGTGACCGGCACCTGTTATCTGCTGGACGTCAACCCGCGGCTGGGGGCCCAGTTCCGGCTGTTCACCGGGCGGAACGGGCTGGACCTCGTTCGGGCGATGCATCTGGACCTGTCGTTCCGGCGGGTGCCGGAGACGCCGCCCCAGCACGGCCGGACGTTCCTCGCCGAGAACCACTTCGTGCGGCCCTCCGTCCGGCGGGGCGCGGCGACGCCCCTGCCGGTCCTGCGGACGCTGCGGGAGGCCGGGGAGCTGGCCTGGTTCGCCAAGGACGATCCGTCGCCGTTCTTCGCCGCCGCGGCCGAGGGGCTGAGCAGGGCGCTGCGCGGACCCGCCGCGCCGCCGACGCCGGAGCCGCCGGTCCTGCCGCGCGCCTTCCAGCACGCGGAGTCGGGGAGCGGGCGGTGAACGACTCGACGCTCGACGTCCTGGTCGTCGGCGCGGGCCCGTACGGGCTGTCCGTCGGCGCGCACGCCGGCCACCTCGGCCTGTCGGTGCGGGTGGTGGGGCGGCCCATGCGGTTCTGGGACGAGCACATGCCGCGCGGGATGCTGCTGAAGTCCGAGCCGTTCGCCTCCGGCCTGGGGGCTCCGGTGACCGGTCGTTCCTTCCTCGACTTCTGCGCGGAGCACGGTGAACCGTGGGCGCCGGTGGGCCGGCCGGTGCCGCTGGAGCGGTTCGTCGCCTATGGGCGCTGGTATGCCCGGCAGGCGGTGCCCGAGGTGTACGAGGCCGAGGTGCTGCGCGTCGATCGTTCCGCCACCGGCTACCGCACGCTGCTGGCCACCGGGGAGACGGTGGTCAGCAGGACCGTCGTGATCGCCGTGGGCGTCCATCCGTACGCGTACACGCCGTCGGTGTTCGCGGGGCTGCCGCCGGAGGTGGCCACCCACAGCTCCGACCACCGCGACCTCGCCGGGTTCGTGGGCAAGGACGTGGCGGTGATCGGGGCGGGCCAGTCGGCGCTGGAGACGGCGGCGCTGCTGGCCGAGGCGGGCGCCCAGCCGGTGCTCGTGGCCCGCACCGACGACCTGGCGTGGAACCCGCGTCCGACGGTGTCCCGCACCGTCCGGGAACGTCTGCGCGGGCCGCACTCCGGGCTCGGCACCGGCTGGCGGACCTGGGTGTGGTCGGAACGGCCCCAGGCGGTCCGACTGCTGCCCGGCCCCACCCGCCGGCGGATCGTGCGCACCACGCTCGGGCCCGCCGGGGCGTGGTGGCTGCGCGACCGGCTCGGCGACACCCGCCTCCTGCTCGGGTGCGAGGTCGCGGCGACGGGATGGCGCAACGACCGGGTCCGACTGACGCTGCGGGACCGGAACGACTGGGACCGGACCCTGACGGCCGACCACGTGATCGCCGCGACCGGCTATGTGCCGGACCTGAACCGCCTGACCCTCCTGTCGACGAGTACCCGACGCGGTGTCGCGGCGCGCCACGGGTGCCCGGTGCTCTCGCGGTCCTTCGAGTCGTCCCTGCCCGGCCTGTACTTCGCGGGTCTCTCGTCGGCGGCCGCCTTCGGCCCGGTCATGCGTTTCGTCCACGGCGCGGACTTCGCGGCCCGCCGGATCGCCGCCCACGTCGCCGCCACCGCCACCGCTTCGTCCCTACGCGTCCGGGAACGACCGGCCGTGCGCCCGCCGGCCGGGTAAGCGTAAGCCCATGTCTTCGTATGGTCGCGCGGAAGGCGACGACAGCCGCCGGGGCGCCGATTAACGTGCCATCCGCCATGTCAGAGAAGCGCCGGGACGACGTCGGTGTCCGCCGGAGGAGATCTCCCCATGAGCCAGGAACCGTTCCACGACGGGGCGTCACGCCCCGCGGGACGGCTCCGCCATGCCTGCGTGCGGCCCGCACCCCGGGTCGTCCTCGCAGGGGGCCTGCTCCTCGCCGGCTGGCTGCTGGCCATGGCGTTCTCCGCCGCCCACGCCCACGCCGCCCCGACTGTTTCCGCCTCGTCGACGACCCCTGAACGGGGCCACGCCGTCCGGGGTGGTGTGCCCGACGGTGCGGAGACTCCGCGTGTCCGGGGTGGTGTGCCCGGCGCCGGTGGGGTGCGGGGTGTGGTGGGGCGTGGGGGTGACGCTCACGTGGGAGGGCCGGCGAGGGCGGTGGCCGGTGGGGTGGTGCGGTCGCTGGTGGGGCTGACCCGGGTGATCGCCGGTGTGCCGGCCGCCGGGCCGGTGCTTCGGCCGGCCGGCGACGAGGGGCACGTCGTGCCCCCTCGGGCGGCGCACGCCGGTGGGCCCGTCAGCACCCCGCGCCGGACGATCTCGACGGAGCGCCCGTCGGTCGTCGACGGCGGGCCCGGCATGGCGGCCCCCTGGGTGAGCGCCGTCCATCGTGACGAGGGGAGCGGGCCGGACGTCTCCGGGCCGGTGGGCTCCCGGCGCTCCCCGCCTGAACATGATCCCCCCGGTTCCGGCGACGGTGTCGCCGGTGGTCAGCACCAGCTCCCCCTCGCCGGGCTGACCGACGGCCACACGCCGGGCGTCCCCCCGCTCGTCGGCGAGGCCACGTTCGCCTACCGGGGCTCGCGGCCCGCCGGGCCGCCGGGTGATCCCGCCTTCTCGCCCG
The DNA window shown above is from Thermomonospora umbrina and carries:
- a CDS encoding lipid II flippase MurJ — translated: MRVENAGVAQVDSVRRAAGISAVLIVAGTVLGFVRDLLMAHRFGAGSGTDAFLVAWTIPETASPLLIEDAMALLMVPVLSRALADHGGVRALVAATLPKVTILLATAMGLVVMTAPALVDVLAPGLDDRERAITCMRMTSLTVLTFGLAGFMSATLRAHHRFGPPAAIYAAYNVGILAVILTCDDTLGVTAAALGVAAGSLLMIVVQAPAFLRSLHRTAPGLGGAMPAGLAAAVAPVIVYTVTRQAQVFVERHFGAGLAEGSISHLNYAQKVAQVPMVLSLLVVTVTFPRLARAWAAGDAQNVRRRIESDVAVVGTLVLAATAYLVAFAPTVIGLLFEHGRFTHEDTEATAAVMRVYALGLLGQALVGVLTRVFYAAGRPCWYPAWAVAAGLALTALLAAMTASTGGTAALAAANAAGITATALLLLSGLRRRMAPMDLRAATTGITRSTPAACAAAVAGFAVERALGGHVPAFPLLVVGLVVVAAVFGLGAAALGAEEPRRALVHARSRLTEKKAKYL
- a CDS encoding glycoside hydrolase family 26 protein: MTFRRHLSGSFFVRSAMTAALTAAMLGVPAPPGRADPRDVPLGAFLGSGAEGVRRVAGFAAWLGRPVTVGHTYLPGETWAGVEGPPEIVGPWAAWRAADPRRTLVVNVPMFAANEKRVPDAGVAVLLWTAARGAFDRHFAVLARRLVAAGAGDAIIVPGWEMNGITYTHRCGPNPEAWKRYWRRIVATMRAAPGARFRFDFTPSRGTDAIGWTACYPGDDVVDVIGSDSYDQPAGRDFAYFVGEPYGLAHHADFARAHGKPLSFPEWGLFRNGDNPEYVRGMIDWIGSHDVAYQTISDYCPHGVWRCAAHPRSAEVYRRMLGSPATAGTSSSGTAAGSPAASATSAAN
- a CDS encoding glycosyltransferase encodes the protein MNGLPRVLHVTQPTTAGVAAYVADVCVDQRARGWHVAVACPDVGDLPERLAGLGIAQFPWEAGRRPGLRTLDEARRLRRLVQTFRPDIVHLHSSKAGLAGRLWPGLTRKGHRPLVVFQPHGWSWQAVGRPSLWWERLAARRTDLLVCVGSGEAWQGLAARIRGPYRVVRNGVDLTRFRPADAEEKARARTRLGVGQDVPLAVCVGRVTRQKGQDVLLAAWPRIKAECPRAELAIVGDGDRLAKARRKGGPGVRFTYAVDDPRNWYAAADVVVLPSRWEGLSLTSLEAMAMGRPVVASDIPGLAEVVGPGAGALVPSEDVRALSEAVRERLTDPVLAADEGTMAGRLALGCDAADGFAQLAALVAEAAGLPAAVPEEEVPAVAGEPSIRR
- a CDS encoding sugar transferase; this translates as MGAHELSAGATSPRESTRESTRERAPRVAETPVRETTRRSETSLRPGMYALALMAVDAGALAWPAVASGAARPARLAVAAAVVVALHASSGLYRLRRGFSPAQDAPRLAVGGVVAALILSATAESWRAAAGYLVLAITGRLAAYGAVRWARLRGRRCPALVVGGGAAGLGLAAVLRRRPEYGLDPVGIVLAGPWEPRGAAVPVPVLGGGPELRRVMRRHDVRAVFVVLPELRHGRLETIVEDCDALGAELFLVPSSMAVGAVDGRRTECFGGVVCVAARLRPHTFTARWGKRLFDLAVALGALAVTWPLFLACAVAVRLESGPGVLFRQLRVGLDGRTFVLLKFRTMHPATEEEADTRWSIEGDERVGRVGRLLRRTWLDELPQLWNVVRGDMSVVGPRPERPYFVRRFSRTVPGYALRHRVPVGITGWAQVHGLHGDTCVEERARFDNQYIAAWTLWTDVRILLLTARAMLLRAVP
- a CDS encoding O-antigen ligase family protein, encoding MNVVRRPSWMVAAIAVAVCLPYAHGEVGDPVNVTAADVLSLAFVLVMVLLVATGARPWPRVALALAAVPVAVAGLTTVLSTDPAASLPGYVRFLQVFVLLPLAVLAAVRDRRDVLIAGGGVVAASVLEALVGIGQAITRTGASYQGRNVRAVGTFGAADVMAMATVVSFGLVITLAFLVTLRGSRRVTVVTGLVLVVQVVALAVSLSRGTWIAAGIAVGVLLLVRDRRTALLGGVVAVLAGVLVFGLGVGDRLVGARMRSIASSATSPDQSVSDRYGLWRSAGAMLRDHPLTGVGPRNFASYRDTYAPLNLSSGSDTADPVHGYVRRELRSPHNQYLLVASEQGLAGLLGFVGVLAVLIGGLVRHRAARDPLWTVSIAFVCWLLVDFCYSDLGGPASVLVAIMLGLAARAALPARPVERACVGGADSGRAPEPGGSVRARVAGDDAPVPAAAWGGRREG
- a CDS encoding polysaccharide deacetylase family protein, whose protein sequence is MPLILMYHSVDRVAEDPYRLTVPPELFERQMDWLRRNGMRGVSIRELRRAWHAGRARGLVGLTFDDGYADFATRAAPVLLRRGFTATVFVVAGEIGGGNAWDDGPRRALMTEDQIRCVAHTGMEIGSHGLRHVALPDVDAEDLETELVRSRSILEDVSGGPVTGFAYPYGRVARREADAVRKTGYEYGCAIWRCPFSGDHALARTYMGDRDHGLRLRAKVFRHQLRWRTRV
- a CDS encoding glycosyltransferase; translation: MRVLHVITGLGHGGAEHQLDLLLRHLPDVDCEVAVLTDAGETATALRARGVIVHEVGMNGNRDLSALPRLTGLIRRGGYDIVHTHLYRACVYGRIAARLAGVRTVVATEHSLGDRMIEGRRVSAGVRTLYRATEILGGMTVAVSPTVAARLVRLGVDASRVTVIPNGIDANAFAYDEGRRAAVRRRLGIGMDEYVIGAVGRLVDGKRYGTLVDAFSQVDAVKLLIVGDGPQRGALEDLTVRRGVAPRVIFAGERSDVAGELSAMDVLAAPSAEETFGLAVLEGLASGLPVLYTACPALGDLDPDAAPGAREVGPQVSAWRDALADVVRTGPTRTAPPPAVHHYDIARSAADLARLYEALLAVHAEPALA